The Streptomyces sp. HUAS MG91 sequence CGGACGACCTGCGCCCGGGCGCCGGCTCCATCCTTCGGTGGGGTCGAGGTGAGGGCGATGTCGCCGCTGATGAGCGTCGGCAGCGGTAGTTCCGGCTCGAAGCGGGGGCCGTTGGCCAGCACCTTCTCCCATAGCGCGCGGATCGCTTCGCGGCCCACCGTCTGGTGACCGGGCGGGTAGGCCATCACCGCACCCTCTTCGTACAGCGCGGCGACCCCGGCTGCGTCACCGGCGTTGGATCGTTCGACGAACAAACGGGTGATGGCCTCGGGCCGCATGGCCTTCTCGTACTCCGGCATGAATTCCTCCTGACGTCGGGCGTCGATGCTTTCCAGCGTGGCCGTCGATCATTCAGAAGTCCAACAGATGGATCTTCTGCAAACTAGAATCTGCAGTCATGGAGCTGAGGCAGCTGGAGTACTTCGTCGCGGTCGCCGAGGAGCAGAACTTCACCCGGGCGGCCGCGCGGGTGCGGATCAGTCAGTCCGGCGTCAGCTCCCAGATCCGTCAGCTGGAACGGGAGCTCGGTGCCGAGCTGTTCGACCGGTCGGGCCGCACCGTCACCCTCACCGTCGCGGGAGAGGCCGCACTCATACACGCCCGCGCCGCACTCACTGCCGCGGAAGCGGTCGGGCAGGCGGTGGGTGAGGTGACCGATCTGATCCGGGGTCAGCTCGTACTTGGAATGATCATCGGCTGCACCGTCACCCCGTTGTTCGACGCCCTCGCCGCGTTCCACGAGGCTCATCCCGGTGTGAAGATCTCGCTGCTGGAGGACAGTTCCGACCGGCTCGTCGAGAAGGTACGCACCGGCGCAGTCGACCTGGCACTCATCGGAGCCGCAACCAACACCCCCGACGGGCTGGACGCGCTGACCATCATCAGCGAGCGGCTCGTCGTGGCGGTCCCGGCTGGGCACCCCTTGGCGAAACAGCGACGGGTCACCCTGCGTGACCTGGTCGCTCACCCGATCGTGTGCATGCCGCCCGGCACCGGCCTGCGCACGGCACTCGACCAGGCATGCGCCGCGCAAGGCCTCCATCCCTCGATCGCGCTGCAGGCCAGCGCCGCAGACGCCATTGCCGATCTCGCCGCCCGCGGGCTTGCCGTCGCCGTCCTCAGCGACTCCATGGCCGCGCACCACCATGACCGGCTCACCGCCCGCACCATCGATGACGTCGATGCGCCCGCATTGCTCGCCCTGATCTGGAAGAACATCCACAGCCCTGGCATGCGTGAGCTACTCGCGCACAGCCGGCGG is a genomic window containing:
- a CDS encoding LysR substrate-binding domain-containing protein, whose amino-acid sequence is MELRQLEYFVAVAEEQNFTRAAARVRISQSGVSSQIRQLERELGAELFDRSGRTVTLTVAGEAALIHARAALTAAEAVGQAVGEVTDLIRGQLVLGMIIGCTVTPLFDALAAFHEAHPGVKISLLEDSSDRLVEKVRTGAVDLALIGAATNTPDGLDALTIISERLVVAVPAGHPLAKQRRVTLRDLVAHPIVCMPPGTGLRTALDQACAAQGLHPSIALQASAADAIADLAARGLAVAVLSDSMAAHHHDRLTARTIDDVDAPALLALIWKNIHSPGMRELLAHSRRAFTEPDPATP
- a CDS encoding nuclear transport factor 2 family protein, translated to MPEYEKAMRPEAITRLFVERSNAGDAAGVAALYEEGAVMAYPPGHQTVGREAIRALWEKVLANGPRFEPELPLPTLISGDIALTSTPPKDGAGARAQVVRRQPDGSWLRLLDQPEFAPPTP